A section of the Candidatus Paceibacterota bacterium genome encodes:
- a CDS encoding glutaredoxin family protein, translated as MGYSAISGAIRGGVGRSERSMMRPLVTVYGRHGCHLCEVAVSTLELLQNEREFDIEERFIDGDVALEKAYGEQVPVIHIDGEHHDFFRVDPDRFKSSLDKRRRHQ; from the coding sequence GTGGGCTACAGTGCTATTAGTGGTGCTATTAGAGGCGGCGTTGGTCGCTCAGAAAGGTCGATGATGCGTCCTCTCGTAACTGTTTACGGCCGGCATGGCTGCCATCTCTGTGAAGTTGCTGTCAGTACGCTGGAATTACTACAAAATGAAAGAGAATTTGATATAGAAGAGCGGTTCATTGACGGGGATGTTGCTCTGGAGAAAGCCTATGGCGAGCAAGTACCGGTGATTCATATTGACGGCGAGCATCACGATTTTTTCCGAGTCGACCCAGATAGATTCAAATCTTCCCTTGATAAACGTCGTCGGCATCAATAA
- a CDS encoding histidine phosphatase family protein, protein MISSGASKVHVIRHGEVENPKKILYGRQSGWRLSERGQEMAQTLGEWSKSLDLGALHVSPLERAQETALPISQAHNLPISTDERLIEASNIFEGEPFGVGDGALLHPRAWRHLWNPWKPSWGEPYVEQVNRMLAAVFAAREAAGGKDAICVSHQLPIWILRSSIEGRHMIHDPRKRECSLASVTTIHFDDQDMIAGISYSEPARHLVKK, encoded by the coding sequence ATGATCTCAAGTGGGGCTTCAAAGGTTCATGTCATTCGTCACGGTGAAGTAGAAAATCCAAAAAAGATTCTCTATGGTCGCCAATCAGGTTGGCGATTATCTGAGCGCGGTCAGGAAATGGCGCAAACTTTGGGCGAATGGTCCAAAAGCCTTGATCTTGGCGCGCTCCACGTCTCGCCGCTGGAGCGAGCACAAGAGACCGCGCTACCGATTTCGCAAGCCCACAATCTGCCAATTTCTACGGATGAAAGATTGATTGAAGCGTCTAATATTTTTGAAGGAGAGCCATTCGGAGTAGGTGATGGCGCGCTGCTGCACCCCAGGGCTTGGCGACATCTCTGGAACCCCTGGAAACCTTCATGGGGTGAACCCTATGTTGAGCAAGTAAATCGGATGCTGGCCGCTGTTTTCGCTGCCCGCGAAGCTGCCGGCGGGAAAGATGCAATCTGTGTTTCTCATCAGCTTCCTATTTGGATCCTTCGCAGTTCAATTGAGGGAAGACACATGATCCATGATCCCCGAAAAAGGGAGTGCTCACTTGCCTCCGTCACAACCATACATTTCGATGACCAGGACATGATTGCGGGAATTAGTTATTCAGAACCAGCGCGTCATCTAGTGAAGAAGTAA
- a CDS encoding HAD-IB family hydrolase, which translates to MAPTPKRAAFFDVDNTLIRGSSLYFLGRGMYQRGFFSKSDISRFVLANLRFRMTGKENPEEMKRWQKAATDFIGGHKVDDIALVAQAVYDEYVSPALWQGTIDIAQRHLRNDEEVWLVTAAPQDLAHLISERLGFTGALGSRAEIKDGVYTGAMSGNLLHGKEKAIAIAELAIKREFDLANCYAYSDSHNDLPLLLAVGHPSAINPDAVLRIRALREKWPIHDFRRARVINRICGPFFSRVASVAILLLPRGKREKDR; encoded by the coding sequence ATGGCTCCCACCCCCAAAAGAGCAGCATTCTTCGATGTCGATAACACGCTCATACGGGGATCTAGTCTCTACTTCCTTGGTCGCGGTATGTATCAGCGCGGCTTCTTCAGTAAATCGGACATCTCACGCTTTGTTCTGGCCAACCTGCGCTTTCGAATGACAGGTAAAGAGAATCCTGAGGAAATGAAGCGCTGGCAGAAGGCGGCTACAGATTTCATTGGCGGTCATAAGGTTGATGACATCGCACTCGTGGCCCAAGCGGTCTATGACGAGTACGTTTCACCCGCTTTGTGGCAAGGAACCATAGATATTGCTCAGAGACATCTGCGCAACGACGAAGAAGTCTGGCTCGTAACAGCAGCGCCGCAAGACTTAGCCCATCTAATATCGGAAAGACTTGGTTTCACTGGTGCATTGGGAAGCCGGGCTGAAATTAAGGATGGGGTCTACACCGGTGCAATGTCCGGCAATCTTCTACACGGCAAAGAGAAGGCAATCGCGATTGCAGAGTTGGCCATCAAGCGTGAATTTGATCTGGCGAATTGTTACGCCTACTCAGATAGCCATAATGACCTCCCACTCCTACTTGCAGTCGGACACCCGAGCGCCATTAATCCTGATGCCGTGCTGAGAATTCGCGCCCTCCGCGAAAAGTGGCCAATCCACGATTTCAGACGGGCACGCGTCATCAACCGAATCTGCGGTCCTTTCTTTAGTCGCGTCGCCTCTGTCGCCATCTTGCTGCTACCCCGCGGCAAACGCGAGAAGGATCGGTAA
- a CDS encoding helicase-associated domain-containing protein → METRSFTDYLRGLDDTALLSMFALRPDIVSPVPPELSSLAIRANSAPSLSRAVESLNEWQFQVLEACTALNEPMTEKEILSLTDTSAKFVIPHLIAMGLIYKSKDGLRLPSTLRDVLGNEPAGLGPASMAKLSMKKLDEAPEASKKVLERLTWGPPRGSVGDIRNPGPGIAWLLKENFLIPLDQRTVVLPRNVALYLRGGKIHKNPVPNPPILNGKKIEQKAVDRAAIANIATLLRWCEEILNFWSEEPPSALRAGGLGVRDLRATAQHLGVDEDCAAFVAELVYLGGLVVIDTDDRILPTHAFDLWLTQSPQSRWRNLISLWLLTSRVSGLIGRVESKNIAALGPELDRINAASARRTTLGILNDHPGISPDMESLLALAKWLAPSRRNSSIQADLVRWTVREAEWLGITGQGVISRYGVRLLQADSELEIDKDLPKSIDHILIQADNTAIAPGRLEIEIARILDSIADIESRGGATVYRFSETSIRRGLDHGRTGEEIKDFLRKCSKTPLPQPLDYLITDVSKRHGRLRVGNTSAYLRCEDPTLITQILSDKKLEGLPLRRIAPEVLVCDLEANEIVPALRLAGYLPAAESGSGILLTGQRLNRAKSKPRPPRVMGDIENPAEEALLAALRSLRAGERSSHKQNSLRKIAADALGSLPRTSANETLDLLNTFIKETRTLSIGYADNNGAVTHRIIDPLSISAGSLIARDHGTGEIQTFRIPRITGVAPL, encoded by the coding sequence ATGGAAACGCGCTCCTTTACTGACTACCTCCGTGGGCTAGATGACACGGCGCTCCTCTCCATGTTTGCCCTGCGGCCAGACATTGTCTCGCCAGTCCCCCCTGAACTCTCTTCATTGGCTATCCGCGCGAACTCTGCACCAAGCCTTTCTCGTGCAGTTGAAAGTCTCAATGAGTGGCAGTTCCAAGTTCTGGAAGCGTGCACCGCCCTTAATGAACCAATGACCGAGAAAGAAATACTCTCTCTCACAGATACCTCTGCCAAATTTGTCATTCCTCACCTCATCGCAATGGGCCTTATCTACAAATCCAAGGACGGTCTGCGTCTACCCAGCACTTTAAGAGATGTACTAGGCAACGAACCTGCTGGACTCGGTCCCGCTTCCATGGCGAAACTATCGATGAAGAAGTTGGATGAAGCGCCAGAGGCATCGAAAAAGGTTCTAGAACGACTGACCTGGGGGCCACCACGCGGAAGCGTGGGTGACATTCGCAACCCAGGGCCGGGTATTGCCTGGTTGTTAAAAGAGAATTTCCTCATACCGCTGGACCAACGCACCGTTGTGCTCCCTCGTAATGTGGCCCTCTATTTACGCGGTGGGAAAATCCATAAGAACCCCGTGCCAAATCCACCGATTCTCAACGGAAAGAAGATCGAACAGAAAGCGGTTGATCGTGCGGCAATCGCCAATATTGCAACTCTGCTTCGCTGGTGCGAAGAGATTCTCAATTTCTGGTCGGAGGAGCCACCTAGTGCATTGCGTGCCGGAGGCTTGGGCGTCCGTGACCTCAGAGCAACAGCACAGCACCTGGGAGTTGATGAAGATTGCGCTGCGTTCGTCGCAGAACTCGTCTATCTCGGTGGACTTGTTGTTATCGACACAGACGATCGAATACTCCCCACTCACGCTTTTGATCTCTGGCTCACGCAGAGTCCACAAAGTCGTTGGCGCAATCTGATTTCACTCTGGCTACTAACCTCACGGGTCAGCGGACTCATTGGGAGGGTGGAGTCAAAGAACATCGCTGCACTCGGTCCAGAACTAGATCGCATCAATGCGGCAAGTGCTCGGAGAACTACTCTTGGGATCCTAAACGATCATCCCGGCATATCTCCCGACATGGAAAGTCTCCTCGCTCTGGCCAAATGGTTGGCACCTTCGCGCCGAAATTCCTCCATACAGGCCGATTTGGTTCGATGGACAGTTCGTGAAGCTGAGTGGCTCGGAATAACTGGACAAGGCGTCATTTCACGATATGGCGTGCGACTTCTCCAAGCAGATAGCGAACTTGAGATTGATAAAGATTTACCAAAATCCATTGATCACATTCTCATCCAGGCAGACAACACCGCAATAGCGCCTGGCCGCCTGGAAATTGAGATCGCGCGAATTCTCGATTCCATCGCTGATATTGAAAGTCGCGGCGGCGCCACCGTCTATCGATTTAGCGAAACGTCGATTAGGCGAGGACTAGATCATGGCCGGACTGGGGAAGAAATCAAAGACTTCCTAAGGAAATGCTCGAAAACTCCCCTTCCACAACCACTTGATTACCTCATTACAGATGTCTCTAAACGACATGGTCGTCTCCGTGTCGGCAATACAAGTGCATACCTGCGCTGCGAAGACCCGACTCTCATCACGCAAATTCTTAGCGACAAGAAACTCGAAGGATTACCACTTCGTCGGATTGCACCCGAAGTTCTGGTCTGTGATCTTGAAGCAAATGAAATAGTTCCAGCTCTTCGTCTGGCAGGGTATTTACCAGCTGCGGAATCTGGTTCGGGAATTCTTCTCACTGGCCAGCGCCTCAATCGCGCCAAGTCAAAACCTCGTCCACCAAGAGTGATGGGGGATATCGAAAATCCCGCGGAGGAGGCACTCCTAGCAGCGCTCCGCTCACTGCGTGCAGGAGAGCGATCAAGTCATAAGCAGAATTCACTTCGGAAAATTGCGGCCGACGCCCTCGGCTCGCTTCCAAGAACGAGCGCAAATGAGACCTTGGATCTCCTCAACACATTTATAAAGGAAACTCGAACTCTCTCCATCGGATATGCCGATAACAACGGAGCTGTGACGCACCGGATCATTGATCCGCTGAGCATCAGCGCCGGCTCCCTTATTGCGCGCGATCACGGCACCGGCGAGATTCAAACCTTTCGAATTCCGCGCATAACTGGCGTTGCCCCACTTTGA
- a CDS encoding DNA repair helicase XPB, giving the protein MSDGPLIVQSDKTLLLDIDHPLSTECRRAIAPFAELERSPEHIHTYRLTSLGLWNARAAGHDAEQVIDTLIKYSRYAVPHSILVDVAETMSRYGRLRLEADPVHGLILVTTDTAVLEEVIRAKKIAPLLGARIDPQTTCVHASQRGHIKQALLRLGWPAEDFAGYVDGQAHEIALVEDGWKVRPYQMLAAEGFWHGGSGVVVLPCGAGKTIVGAAAMAHAKATTLILVTNTIAARQWREELLLRTTLNDDEIGEYSGSKKEIRPVTIATYQVMTKKKNGVYAHLDLFDTHDWGLIIYDEVHLLPAPIFRFTADIQSRRRLGLTATLVREDGLEGEVFSLIGPKRYDVPWKEIEAQGYIAPAECIEVRVTLTEAERIAYATSEPENRYRRCSTTVTKRKVVEELAKHHANDQVLVIGQYIDQLDELAEVLDVPLIKGETPIKERERLFNLFRKGEIKCLVVSKVANFSIDLPDATVAIQVSGAFGSRQEEAQRLGRILRPKPDGRTARFYSLVSRDTIDQDFAQNRQRFLSEQGYSYRIIDADDVYQGKI; this is encoded by the coding sequence ATGAGTGATGGACCACTAATCGTCCAGAGCGATAAAACTCTTCTCCTTGATATCGATCATCCTTTAAGCACTGAGTGCCGCCGCGCTATCGCACCATTTGCAGAGTTAGAACGTTCGCCCGAGCACATTCATACGTATCGGCTAACTTCGCTTGGATTGTGGAATGCCCGTGCAGCTGGGCATGACGCAGAACAAGTGATCGACACTCTCATTAAGTACTCTCGCTACGCGGTGCCTCATTCCATTCTTGTCGATGTTGCAGAGACAATGTCGCGATATGGCCGTTTGCGTCTGGAAGCAGACCCAGTACATGGACTTATTCTCGTAACCACGGACACCGCGGTACTAGAAGAAGTGATCCGCGCAAAGAAGATTGCCCCTTTGCTGGGCGCCAGAATTGACCCGCAAACAACCTGCGTACATGCCAGTCAGCGCGGTCATATCAAGCAGGCGCTCTTGCGACTTGGATGGCCAGCCGAGGATTTCGCAGGATACGTCGATGGGCAGGCCCATGAGATTGCACTCGTCGAAGACGGATGGAAAGTTCGTCCATACCAAATGCTCGCGGCAGAAGGCTTCTGGCACGGCGGTTCAGGCGTAGTTGTACTCCCCTGCGGTGCAGGAAAGACCATTGTTGGCGCTGCCGCCATGGCGCATGCAAAAGCAACCACTCTTATTCTTGTCACCAATACGATCGCGGCTCGTCAATGGCGCGAAGAGCTTCTTCTGCGAACCACCCTGAACGACGATGAAATCGGAGAGTATTCCGGATCCAAAAAGGAAATCCGCCCAGTCACAATTGCCACTTACCAAGTGATGACGAAGAAAAAGAATGGCGTCTACGCCCACCTTGATCTTTTCGATACTCACGACTGGGGACTAATTATTTATGACGAAGTCCACCTTCTGCCCGCCCCTATTTTCCGTTTCACCGCCGATATCCAGTCGCGTCGCCGCCTTGGACTTACGGCGACCCTCGTTCGCGAAGATGGACTAGAAGGTGAAGTATTTTCACTGATCGGACCAAAGAGATATGACGTACCTTGGAAAGAGATCGAAGCTCAAGGGTACATCGCGCCGGCCGAATGTATTGAAGTTCGAGTGACACTGACTGAAGCTGAACGAATTGCCTACGCAACATCCGAACCGGAGAATCGATACCGTCGCTGCTCGACAACCGTGACCAAAAGGAAGGTTGTCGAAGAATTGGCCAAGCACCACGCCAATGACCAAGTACTTGTTATCGGGCAGTACATCGACCAACTTGATGAGCTCGCAGAGGTACTTGACGTACCACTCATTAAGGGTGAGACACCTATTAAAGAGCGTGAACGACTTTTTAACCTATTTCGGAAAGGCGAAATCAAATGCCTTGTCGTTTCGAAAGTAGCAAACTTTTCCATCGACTTACCGGATGCAACGGTGGCTATTCAAGTCTCCGGTGCATTTGGATCAAGACAAGAAGAGGCACAACGCCTTGGCAGAATTCTGCGTCCTAAGCCAGATGGGCGGACCGCACGATTTTACTCCCTGGTTTCACGTGACACTATCGATCAAGACTTTGCCCAGAATCGTCAACGCTTTCTCTCCGAGCAGGGATACTCGTATCGAATTATTGATGCCGACGACGTTTATCAAGGGAAGATTTGA
- a CDS encoding M20/M25/M40 family metallo-hydrolase has product MSSASMLTELETLVRCESPSEDLAACSEVVQVASDIALRVLGKPARIRSVKGRPVFWWGNEKPQVVLLGHLDTVWPKGSFQPLWDVTGDVARGPGIFDMKAGFIQALFALRGVDGSIALVATTDEETGSATSREMIEEISRSAQAVLVLEASVDGKVKIGRKGTSMYQISVHGRAAHAGLEPEKGINATTEMASIVLQMAALENPSHGTTVVPTVLRAGNTTNTVPDLATLDVDIRSYSNAELIRIDQAIRTLTPQNSNARIEISGGLNRPPLEPASTKSLYELAAKVAKEMGFELGAASVGGASDGNFAAAAGANVLDGLGAVGSGAHAKDEWASVKEFSTRSEFLHQFIKVLLHE; this is encoded by the coding sequence ATGAGTAGTGCTTCCATGCTGACCGAACTAGAAACATTGGTGCGCTGCGAGTCCCCCAGCGAAGATCTTGCGGCCTGTTCTGAAGTAGTACAAGTCGCCAGCGATATTGCCTTGCGAGTTCTCGGCAAGCCCGCCCGAATTCGCAGCGTAAAAGGACGTCCTGTCTTCTGGTGGGGGAATGAAAAGCCACAAGTTGTCCTACTGGGACACCTGGATACCGTCTGGCCCAAGGGCTCTTTCCAACCACTCTGGGACGTAACCGGGGATGTCGCGCGGGGTCCGGGAATTTTCGATATGAAAGCGGGATTTATCCAGGCGCTCTTTGCACTGCGCGGAGTGGACGGCTCGATTGCCCTCGTTGCGACAACGGATGAAGAAACGGGCAGTGCGACATCTCGAGAAATGATTGAGGAAATCTCTCGATCAGCACAAGCGGTACTCGTGCTGGAGGCCTCAGTTGATGGAAAGGTCAAAATTGGCCGAAAAGGCACGTCTATGTACCAAATATCCGTGCATGGCAGGGCAGCGCACGCCGGTCTCGAACCGGAAAAGGGAATTAACGCCACTACCGAAATGGCCTCGATTGTTCTGCAGATGGCAGCTCTAGAAAACCCGTCACACGGAACAACGGTTGTACCTACTGTCCTTCGCGCGGGCAACACCACAAATACCGTCCCTGATCTAGCAACCCTCGATGTCGATATTAGGTCCTACTCAAATGCAGAATTAATCCGCATCGACCAAGCTATCCGCACACTTACGCCCCAGAATTCGAACGCGCGGATTGAGATTTCCGGCGGCCTCAATCGTCCGCCTCTTGAGCCAGCTTCCACTAAATCTTTGTATGAACTTGCCGCAAAAGTTGCCAAGGAGATGGGCTTCGAACTCGGAGCTGCGAGTGTTGGTGGTGCCAGCGATGGAAACTTCGCCGCAGCTGCTGGTGCCAATGTACTCGATGGTTTAGGTGCTGTGGGGTCGGGGGCGCACGCCAAGGACGAGTGGGCTAGCGTCAAAGAATTTTCGACACGGAGCGAATTCCTCCACCAATTTATTAAAGTGTTGCTTCATGAGTGA